A window of Schistocerca cancellata isolate TAMUIC-IGC-003103 chromosome 1, iqSchCanc2.1, whole genome shotgun sequence genomic DNA:
gtgggataactaaacctgtgattctggcagggttagtgaagttaatcggtgaacaaattttgacagtggcagaaatagctacagaattggtgatgacaagattgtttgttagaacgaggaaggagaagaaacggggacatcacacaaattatggaaaaatttatataaaaatttcgtaatactactgttcgatctcatacttgagaacctggtgcgtatgaatgaaatgtgaaactattccctatcataaagctttttgcttgtagtaggcctaataggcatttgatattggtaattATTGAATTATTGTCTGTCGTTTtatgaaaatgaccatttgtgcaaaaacagtctcgtttatttggtgtgttacaaaattgctgccgtattagaaaggcctattttgttgtatctaccagacagtgacaaaatagacagctCGAGAAACCACAccggtcttgggtattatttgtattaacagatttttcagtatcagataacgacatttcgatttttcatgtagcaaaacgtttgacgaactttgatgatgtaatagattctttcgcagaaaggaaagcacgccatgtaaagttgtagcaagattagagagaaaaaaaatgctaggagctaaggtttgaagaaatgtgtaatttcttgcttatctcttgtcagtactggttttatatatcctatatttaattttatgtcacacaaaacagcaagttattaactaataggcaataaagagttcaggtTTTCTGAAGACTTCTTGCTCTCTCGATTACAGATAATCCCATCcgcaccggccgtggtggccgagcggttctaggcgcttcagtccggaaccgcgcgactgctatggtcgcaggttcgaatcctgcctcgggcatggatgtgtgtgatgtccttaggttagttaggtttaactagttctaagttgtaggggactaatgacctcagcagttgagtcccatagtgctcagagccatttcgaatcctgcctcgggcgtggatgtgtgtgaagcccttaggttagttaggtttaagtagttctaggggactgatgacctcagatgttaagtcccatagtgcttagagccatttgaaccgattgaatcccatctgctattaattgcgagattttttttaaagaggggtaggCTGTCAAGccggccaactgggagcaggagaggcaccacaggacatttcagtgtccactctcctgaatatagtttggacgtggggtagaaaaatgctttaggaagaggcgtggcactgcactttggcatacttaagcctaaataaatgtcttacatttcctcgaatgtgtatgttttatgtttcagacttttcagaaatatGTGCGCTACGAggtaaacatattttgaaaattcgatttttttagtattgacccggttcgcaaatgtcatagatccggggctgatgcgcagagcagtctgagttatagtgggtagtctccacgtgagccgtgtttacattttgtgattttactgtttctccttcttttactctcacgtcaaatgaaaacaaaacggatatctgtggccacGAGCTATGAATTAAAACACATAAACATAtttacggaaggctgaaatatgtcattagtttcagattttattttatttccgcctttctgacagtcaagcattaaatcgccttgcggaacaatgaagttatttttgtctgtttggctaaagaaatttgacttttgttaaccttttcggcagaggcagtcaatgtatttgaaacgaaacgtTTAAATCCACAGTActagctagtttcaactgttcgctgtatttcaagtgcacgttttcattttctagcacatacggcattatgctataataaagaaccaaacatgatataatacagtactggtgctccaagaaaatttacatcccgaaaaccacactgaaaagcttaatatcaggtagaGTTCTACTTCATTGggtatctggacatacgaatgtgccctttaagtatgcactttaaatgtgcacattttaatatggttcacaaaattccgatgctcttgcagcttcctctgatgtcttgtttcttttatgacataatgtatgatctttcaatgttttacacgtacgtaaatacgggcttcctacgtcattgtAGCTGCGGAAGCGCGCGGTGTCGCCTGTGATCTGcgcgctctggcaactgctgaaacgaacctatttctaacaggtcgcgcgaaaatattgcaaatagtggtttgaaaagcgttactttcaaagtaaatatccttttacgtaagttgagttatgtgcaagaatgtaccatgaatttattaaatcacagagcgtttgactctcgattaaaaatcaattctttgatgacaagccatttagaagactttcgaaccctgaagatcagacatttatgttattattaaaaattttactggcacatttgtgtgatatatcttaaggtGTAACACGcgtaaaaaagatcaacagtatatgcgaaagcctagcttctcttgcagcttgagaacaatattataagtgaaaactttgcttttcttgtagtaacactatgtatattaattgaaactattaactttccctgtttgtgtgttcatgctacttaacagtgatgttgctcttGGCTGACTATATCATGTGTCCTACGCtccgaatatccgctgtcatcggctggcgagatcacgtgacatgagctacgaacggcttacaaaagcgcatcgaaatcacgatttcaatgatttggaaagtaacatgcggtgtttggtggaattccaatgtatgctttcgtaatacgaaaatacgcagcgtacaagtttctgcacatcaaagatatttccaaaacatgtctttttacctgagttttgttttctaaagtgctgggaaattgtacgcccgtgtataaaaccataaccattcaaaggattggtaagggaaaatatactgtcatccgggagaaagtgtatttttaaccgggaaatccgggtaaaatccgggattttttttttccttgtccacgtatacaccctgacaaCACTATCCAAAATCTCCCGTGTCCAAAATCACTCCGTTTGACAGTGCTCGTATTTTCATGCAATTAGTAACTAAaaacaaaagatgttatttttattagaaaattattattcagtatttGTTATACAACATTTgaatttaacaataaaaataaaaaaatcctaatTTGCATTTACCAAGACTTGAACCTGTGATCTTGGGAATTTATACTTCATCAAATTACCTTCCATTGGGAAAGTACTCAGAAATCtttatacatttttgttttgttttagctgCCTCATAGTACTTTAGGAAACTGGTGCCCAACTACTAACCTTTAACTCCAGTAGGTGTGATTGGCTAAAATCAAAGAGGGCCGATCCATAAGATCTTGTTGAATTAATAATCTGATGTTTCTGCCAACCACCACATTCAGACAAGTTAGTCACACAAAGATAGCCTAAACTCAATAGCATGAAAATACCTCAAGTGTAAGGTAGCAATAGGCGATGACTTGAACCTGCTCAGTATCAACTGGGAAAAATACACATACATCATTGGTAGTAAAGAGAAACATTctggtaaaataaaaaatttagttcAGATCTGGTGAATGCAGAATAATTGTGTTCAAAGTTGAaagatgctataaacataggtgtgTAGAAATAAATTCCAAGTAAAGTAATAAGAGACGGCAAAGACCTGGCTTGGTTTACTATATAGTCCAGAGAATGTTTCAAAACAGTGACTACTAAAGTCTTGCTACAAAAAAGACTTAATAGTAAATCTTGCATCTGTAAGAAGGTCCAAGCATAAAACCTATAATAATTTTCACTGTCAGATTCTCATGAGAGATGTATCAGAAAAACCGAACAATTCCTAATAAAGTTAATGAAAGCATCCAAACCTTCCATTTAATCTATCATGGATCCACCTGTTGTTGAAACTGATGGCAACAGACAGGAAGCAAATATATTACATTACTCACTTAAAAATGTATTCATGCCTGAGACTATTAAATTACCAAAGTTTGACCATCACATGCACTCACAAATATTAGTTCCCCAGGTACTGAAAAACAATTAAGATGGCTTAAGGCGAACAGGGTAACAGGCCCTGAAGGAATTCCATTTATATTTTACATTGAATATGGTGTGGAAACAGCTCCTCTCCTAGCTCATTTTTGTCAAAAATGTCTGTGCAGTAAATAATCCTGTATGACTGTATAAGAGCGCAAGTCACATCTGTTCACAAAAATGTGAAAAGACTGGatgcacaaaattacagaccaatgttgcTGACTTTGAACTAGAGCTCAGACATTATGGTATTCCTGGAGGAAAACTAGCTTATCTCAAAGTCTCATCTTGGATTCAGGAGAAGCAATTTGCCTGAAAAACAGCTTGCTTTAATCATACTGCTTGTTCATCAATACCTTAACATCACTTTGCAAACAGTAGATGTAGGTGAAAAGGTGGATTCTGTCTTCCTAGATTTGCAAAAGGTGTTCATTTTTATCTCTTTCAGTGTTTGAATggataatgaaagaaaatgtattcccTGCCATGCACTGTTAAGTGCCTTTCAGTGTATATTGGTGCAAGCTCTACTGCATAccgtgtggtgtagtggttagcatcaCTGTCTGGTGGGCTAGGGGTCACCAGTTCAAACCTTGgacaccagcaattatttgttatttcatacTTGTCATTTCAGGAAGGTTCATGAAGTACCTTATGTTTGTATATCTGGAATATTCAGTGATTGAACCAGGATGTTGGATGCTGTGATGTTGTGCTGAATTGCATCGGGCTCATGCAATGCTGCAGTATTAGGGTAGCTTCTGCCTTGGACTGGCGCCATGTTGGTAGACCCATGCTGGCTGTTGTGCTGACTTCAGCACAGGATGCTGATGTCATTATCCATGGCTATGGATTGCTGATCTCCTCATGATGCAGCAAGTGTAAGAACAACACTAGAACAATCACACACAAAATTTTACTATACTGTAACCAGAGAATCAAGTGTGAATCACATGATCGCCACCAATCCTATTGATAAAGTATTCTAAGCTAGTTGGAGTGGAATACTTATGTCATCGAAGAGGGGCTCTGCTCTATGATGACATTCATAATGATCAAATCAGCTCTGCTCCTCTTGAGTTGTCAGTGTTTTTTGGTTCCACTACATTAGCTTAACAAATTTGCTACAGTGTCTTTACTGCTTAGTTGCTAGGTATACTTGCATCCTACCTAGTGTTTCTTACGTAATGTTACAAAAGTAAAGAATGCAGTTCAGTCTTATCTTCTAACCATTTTCTGCTGAACTAGCTCGCAGTTGCACACAAGTGTTTTGATGTGCTGACTCCCTGATTGAGTAACGGTGTTGGAATGTTTACACTTTCTGGCTGGTAGCTGTTGACACTTGCACATGATTGAGTAATGCTGGCTGTTCGGGCTTAGAAAATTTTACTCTCCCTTTTTGTCAATAATTTTTTGCGTAACATTTCCCTCCACTTTGTACCAGTGTTTATAGGTGTGGGATTAGAACGAAATATACATGGTAATCCCCATGGTTGCACTACTAGCAAGTGCAGTAAGAGTCGGTAAACAGAAAATATTGAAGTTACTTGTAATAAAAAATTATCAATGGGTATCTACACCTAGATTAGGAGATAAACTTGTAAAATACAAAGCATTCTATTTGTGGACATATGAAAAAGACCAAGTATACACACGTAGTTTGTTCAAACCTCATTAGTGGCGATAGTAACAGTTGCTATTATCATTATATTgcttaacattttgtgtgttgtgtgtttatTAGCTTGACTTCATCTGTGATTGTTATTTTACTCACTAAatatacaaattgcaaaattatgTTTTTGTCAAGACAGTTTGTGTCAtttattttgattaattttgtaatgttctgcatttttgttgttgatgttttaGGAACATTATGAAGCTTACCTGAAGCGTGTATATCCAACATGGAAGAATAAGAGTCCAGGTATCGCATCTGCTAGAAGTAATCACACAGGGCATAGCCCAGTTTGTTTTGATCAGCACATTGAATCATCATATGCTGAAAGCTTTACAACTCCATTCACAGCCAATCGTAGAAATTCTGTTTCCTTCTCAGATAATCTAACATCATCTCCAAGATTAATGGATATTTCATACTCACCAAGAAACTTTGACGATACTATGAGCCCTAATGGTTTTCCTAGATATCAGCAACGCACTCTAGATAGAGAGGTCACTGGAGGTAAATCAAAGTTTCCAACAAATGCGTATGACAAAGTTGCAATAAAAAAAGGATTGGAATATGATCATGGTCCTGACAATTATATCAGAGGAATGAAAACAGAGTTTAACAATACAGGCACATTACATGACAGCCCAAATATCATAAATGGATACTTGGGATTTACAGGGCAGTCAACTGTTTCGAACTCAGACATTTACTTCAGTTCTGACACTCAGAAGTTCCCTTCCACATTTGAGAACAGAATGCAAAATTTGAATGATAGCAAGACAGAAATTCATGGTCCACGGGACAGACTTCAGTTCTTACATGAAAATAACATTATGGGCAATATGGAAAGATCTGCAAGTGTAATGAATTCTGTGAAGGGGGATTTAAGTCCTGTGTACAAAAAAGAAAGTAAGGATCTGGCTGCTGGTATGTCAGCAGACATAGAATGGGAGCAGAATACCAGTCGTGATCTTCTCAATATGTCCCTGACAGATGATGGAAAGGTTTCAAATGGTCCACGGAAAGCAGAACAACTAATGAAACATCAGCAAAATTTACATGTACTTAAAATGCAGATGGAGGATGTAAAAACCCCAGTGACAGAAGATAGTTATGCTGAGAACCATGATGACAGCAAAGATTTTCTTGAGGAGAATATTCAAACACATGTTAAAGGAGATTTGTCTTCAGATTAtaacaaacaggaagaaattggAACTGTTTCTCCACATAAGACTTATGTCCAAGAAAGCCACAGTGAAAAAGATGAACTGGATGGTATAAACTCTGCAGATAATTCTACTGATGATATTTCTATTGAAATTGGTAGAAAAATCGAAAGAGCTCTGTCTTCTGAAAGAGAAACAGTAAAACCATCAGGTTCTCCAGAAAGACAGAGAAATCTTGACATAATAATGGAAGAAACCAACAATACTGAAGAGACTCATTCACAAACTAAGTCAATGCCAGAAAAAACTAATGACTTTTCTGTGAATGACACTGAATTGTTAAGTGGCGCCATACTGACAGAAGATGACGAGCTGCAGTATAGTTTGAGTAATGACACTGGACATAAAGAGACCAATGAGCAGCAGATAATTTTAGAAGAGAAAGCTGTGCACAGGACTGCTTTGCCTGTACAAGGTGAACAAATAACATCTGACATCAAGTCCCAAAGTAGAGACTTTTCAAGGGGAGACAACCACACAAATTTTGAAGGAAATGGCAGTGAAGCAAATCAGGGAACTTATGagagtaatatccaaaatgtaaatgataatgtgatgtatcttcAGCAGCCACAGAATGTTTATGAAACTGCTCCAGCTTATACCGAGGACACCAGGCAAACTGTGTATGGTGATTATAATAATGGGATGGTAAATGCTCAGGATGGTGAACAATATTTGCAAGAGGCTCCTAATCCAGAAGTTCTTGCTGAAACATATGATGTGCCAGCTGCAAACTTTGACAGTGGGCTTCAACCAATACAAACTGGAGGTGGCGACATGAATGTATCTGGAGTTATATTTGACAGTACCCAGGATCAAAATTATATTTATGATACTGTACAGAACGTACAAGACAATTATAATCCTGGTGGAGGattaagtgaaaatttttatgTGGAGACCTATGAGTCATCAGATCCTAATTTTGGACAGCAGTTGCAGCCAAACGATGTTGTTCCTGATCAGAACTGGGAACCACATAATGAGATGGCATTTCAAGGTGACAGTGGTCAAGATGAAGTTCAGTCTACTTATCAGAACTTTGAAATACAACAAGATGTGGACACCCAGAACTTGCAGCCTGGAGAATTCATATATACTCAGGAAGTCCCTGGCAATGACCCTCAGTTCTACACAAACAATTTAGAGCAACAGGGAGCATATAATCAGCAACCGGGTGAGGACCAGTATTTCTATGGTGATGGTGTGCAGACTGGCAGTGTTCAAGAAGATGTAAGTGGCAACCAGCTTGATTACGTAACCAATGATGCTGTATTAGAACAACAAATGTACCAACAACCTGATGAAGGGGATGGAGGTTGTAGTCCACAGCCTGATGATGAGCCTAACTGTGTAATGGACAGGGCTGATGATGGGGTTGCAATTTCTTCCAGTCAGGTATTTGACAAAAGCCAACTTCCTGATATTCATGTACAGCAAAAGTCAGGACAGTACACTGAAAATTTGCATGCAGTGGCAAGTGAATCATGTGAGAGATCTAGCAATAATTCTGAAATGCAGAGAGAAATGTTAGAAGAACAAAATGCTTGCAATAGTGAATCTGTTCCCAATACTGTGCGAGACTCAACAAATTTATCTGACAACCTGGAGACAGAAAACACAAGAGTCAagggagaattttgtcaagatCCTAGTGATATCAAAACAGTACTGGCTCCTAGTGAAACTACTGACAATAAAAGTGATGGTGGGATAGGCATTGAACAGTCTCCTAGTACAACAAAGATTGCAGCAAAAAAGGCAAGTAATGATGTGCAGGGTGATGGGAGTCGCATTGACTTACTTAACACTATATCAGAAGAAGTGAAAGATGAAACAGCTAATACAAATGGCAGCAATTCATTGAAAGATGCTCCAAGAAACGATCAGCACAAAGATATCATAAGTGGACATCAAGAGGTTGTAGAAAGCAATATTATTACTAAATCAGATGAGAAAGTGTCAAACAGTGGGAACAAGAGAGAGGAGATGAACACTTATTCAAACAAAGAGCCATCTGATTTAGAATCCGCAAAGTCAGTAATATCAGGGGATGAGGAATTTACCGAGTCATTTGATGGAGGGAAATATCATGAACCAACAGTGGGTTATGAACGTGGTATCCCTGGCTACAATAATGCTGCTGACAGTAGCACAACTGAAGACTCATCAGAACGCTGGACAACAATGCCGAAGAAGACAAGGCAACAAATGACTCTCAAGGTATTGCTAATGACACATGCCTATGAATGAGCTCTAATAATGTGTAGATATTATAAAGCCATTATTGATGCAATTTTAAATGGTTTGCTAtattttttatacataaaaaagattttaaaaaaatgtggcagAAAGTAGCAACATATCAGAGTGTCGAGTTGAAATTCTAaattttttaatgtttacaaaTGAATGGTGATAAATTAATGTACTGTgttttattttgttactgtttgCCTCGAAAACTTGAAATGAGTGAAAACAATGGTCtgcatatttgattttttttttttaaactgtgtattgttgttgttgtggtcttcagtcctgagactggtttgatgcagctctccatgctactctatcctgtgcaagcttcttcatctcccagtacctactgcaacctacatccttctgaatctgcttggtgtattcatctcttggcctccctctacgatttttaccctccatgctgccctccaatactaaattggtgatcccttgatgcctcagaacatgtcctaccaactgatcccttcttctggtcaagttgtgttacaaacttctcttctccccaatcctattcaacacctcctcattagttatgtgatctacccatctgatcttcagcattcttctatagcaccacatttcgaaagcttcttttctcttcttgtctaaactatttatcgtccatgtttcacttccatacatgactacactccatacaaatactttcagaaatgacttactgacacttaattctatactcaatgttaacaaatttctcttcttcagaaacgctttccttgccatagccagtctacattttacatcctctctactgcgaccatcatcagttattttgctccccaaatagcaaaactcctttactactttaagtgtctcatttcctaatctaattccctcagcatcacccgacttaattcgactacattccattatcctcattttgcttttgttgat
This region includes:
- the LOC126183893 gene encoding uncharacterized protein LOC126183893 isoform X1 produces the protein MMSDADHNSVYHRKMALLQEKLRKSEEERLKLEEKFSVMMKECKEEEEERLSHLKLQYESFLEEDRKRRDRNDRIMRSLDRIENRAATLNAKSKRLKLLREHYEAYLKRVYPTWKNKSPGIASARSNHTGHSPVCFDQHIESSYAESFTTPFTANRRNSVSFSDNLTSSPRLMDISYSPRNFDDTMSPNGFPRYQQRTLDREVTGGKSKFPTNAYDKVAIKKGLEYDHGPDNYIRGMKTEFNNTGTLHDSPNIINGYLGFTGQSTVSNSDIYFSSDTQKFPSTFENRMQNLNDSKTEIHGPRDRLQFLHENNIMGNMERSASVMNSVKGDLSPVYKKESKDLAAGMSADIEWEQNTSRDLLNMSLTDDGKVSNGPRKAEQLMKHQQNLHVLKMQMEDVKTPVTEDSYAENHDDSKDFLEENIQTHVKGDLSSDYNKQEEIGTVSPHKTYVQESHSEKDELDGINSADNSTDDISIEIGRKIERALSSERETVKPSGSPERQRNLDIIMEETNNTEETHSQTKSMPEKTNDFSVNDTELLSGAILTEDDELQYSLSNDTGHKETNEQQIILEEKAVHRTALPVQGEQITSDIKSQSRDFSRGDNHTNFEGNGSEANQGTYESNIQNVNDNVMYLQQPQNVYETAPAYTEDTRQTVYGDYNNGMVNAQDGEQYLQEAPNPEVLAETYDVPAANFDSGLQPIQTGGGDMNVSGVIFDSTQDQNYIYDTVQNVQDNYNPGGGLSENFYVETYESSDPNFGQQLQPNDVVPDQNWEPHNEMAFQGDSGQDEVQSTYQNFEIQQDVDTQNLQPGEFIYTQEVPGNDPQFYTNNLEQQGAYNQQPGEDQYFYGDGVQTGSVQEDVSGNQLDYVTNDAVLEQQMYQQPDEGDGGCSPQPDDEPNCVMDRADDGVAISSSQVFDKSQLPDIHVQQKSGQYTENLHAVASESCERSSNNSEMQREMLEEQNACNSESVPNTVRDSTNLSDNLETENTRVKGEFCQDPSDIKTVLAPSETTDNKSDGGIGIEQSPSTTKIAAKKASNDVQGDGSRIDLLNTISEEVKDETANTNGSNSLKDAPRNDQHKDIISGHQEVVESNIITKSDEKVSNSGNKREEMNTYSNKEPSDLESAKSVISGDEEFTESFDGGKYHEPTVGYERGIPGYNNAADSSTTEDSSERWTTMPKKTRQQMTLKVQNKKAETTLPPDEDSSDESEQIQPVLHAPRVTSHADTSDESEQLDNRMATETQNRTLRGNQKEPLNTGENTSMQGEVKLGSRLPARSSSKLPVISTVLDSDNESLHLGSESSMT
- the LOC126183893 gene encoding uncharacterized protein LOC126183893 isoform X2, whose product is MMSDADHNSVYHRKMALLQEKLRKSEEERLKLEEKFSVMMKECKEEEEERLSHLKLQYESFLEEDRKRRDRNDRIMRSLDRIENRAATLNAKSKRLKLLREHYEAYLKRVYPTWKNKSPGIASARSNHTGHSPVCFDQHIESSYAESFTTPFTANRRNSVSFSDNLTSSPRLMDISYSPRNFDDTMSPNGFPRYQQRTLDREVTGGKSKFPTNAYDKVAIKKGLEYDHGPDNYIRGMKTEFNNTGTLHDSPNIINGYLGFTGQSTVSNSDIYFSSDTQKFPSTFENRMQNLNDSKTEIHGPRDRLQFLHENNIMGNMERSASVMNSVKGDLSPVYKKESKDLAAGMSADIEWEQNTSRDLLNMSLTDDGKVSNGPRKAEQLMKHQQNLHVLKMQMEDVKTPVTEDSYAENHDDSKDFLEENIQTHVKGDLSSDYNKQEEIGTVSPHKTYVQESHSEKDELDGINSADNSTDDISIEIGRKIERALSSERETVKPSGSPERQRNLDIIMEETNNTEETHSQTKSMPEKTNDFSVNDTELLSGAILTEDDELQYSLSNDTGHKETNEQQIILEEKAVHRTALPVQGEQITSDIKSQSRDFSRGDNHTNFEGNGSEANQGTYESNIQNVNDNVMYLQQPQNVYETAPAYTEDTRQTVYGDYNNGMVNAQDGEQYLQEAPNPEVLAETYDVPAANFDSGLQPIQTGGGDMNVSGVIFDSTQDQNYIYDTVQNVQDNYNPGGGLSENFYVETYESSDPNFGQQLQPNDVVPDQNWEPHNEMAFQGDSGQDEVQSTYQNFEIQQDVDTQNLQPGEFIYTQEVPGNDPQFYTNNLEQQGAYNQQPGEDQYFYGDGVQTGSVQEDVSGNQLDYVTNDAVLEQQMYQQPDEGDGGCSPQPDDEPNCVMDRADDGVAISSSQVFDKSQLPDIHVQQKSGQYTENLHAVASESCERSSNNSEMQREMLEEQNACNSESVPNTVRDSTNLSDNLETENTRVKGEFCQDPSDIKTVLAPSETTDNKSDGGIGIEQSPSTTKIAAKKASNDVQGDGSRIDLLNTISEEVKDETANTNGSNSLKDAPRNDQHKDIISGHQEVVESNIITKSDEKVSNSGNKREEMNTYSNKEPSDLESAKSVISGDEEFTESFDGGKYHEPTVGYERGIPGYNNAADSSTTEDSSERWTTMPKKTRQQMTLKVQNKKAETTLPPDEDSSDESEQIQPVLHAPRVTSHADTSDESEQLDNRMATETQNRTLRGNQKEPLNTGENTSMQGEVKLGRLPARSSSKLPVISTVLDSDNESLHLGSESSMT
- the LOC126183893 gene encoding uncharacterized protein LOC126183893 isoform X3, producing MMSDADHNSVYHRKMALLQEKLRKSEEERLKLEEKFSVMMKECKEEEEERLSHLKLQYESFLEEDRKRRDRNDRIMRSLDRIENRAATLNAKSKRLKLLREHYEAYLKRVYPTWKNKSPGIASARSNHTGHSPVCFDQHIESSYAESFTTPFTANRRNSVSFSDNLTSSPRLMDISYSPRNFDDTMSPNGFPRYQQRTLDREVTGGKSKFPTNAYDKVAIKKGLEYDHGPDNYIRGMKTEFNNTGTLHDSPNIINGYLGFTGQSTVSNSDIYFSSDTQKFPSTFENRMQNLNDSKTEIHGPRDRLQFLHENNIMGNMERSASVMNSVKGDLSPVYKKESKDLAAGMSADIEWEQNTSRDLLNMSLTDDGKVSNGPRKAEQLMKHQQNLHVLKMQMEDVKTPVTEDSYAENHDDSKDFLEENIQTHVKGDLSSDYNKQEEIGTVSPHKTYVQESHSEKDELDGINSADNSTDDISIEIGRKIERALSSERETVKPSGSPERQRNLDIIMEETNNTEETHSQTKSMPEKTNDFSVNDTELLSGAILTEDDELQYSLSNDTGHKETNEQQIILEEKAVHRTALPVQGEQITSDIKSQSRDFSRGDNHTNFEGNGSEANQGTYESNIQNVNDNVMYLQQPQNVYETAPAYTEDTRQTVYGDYNNGMVNAQDGEQYLQEAPNPEVLAETYDVPAANFDSGLQPIQTGGGDMNVSGVIFDSTQDQNYIYDTVQNVQDNYNPGGGLSENFYVETYESSDPNFGQQLQPNDVVPDQNWEPHNEMAFQGDSGQDEVQSTYQNFEIQQDVDTQNLQPGEFIYTQEVPGNDPQFYTNNLEQQGAYNQQPGEDQYFYGDGVQTGSVQEDVSGNQLDYVTNDAVLEQQMYQQPDEGDGGCSPQPDDEPNCVMDRADDGVAISSSQVFDKSQLPDIHVQQKSGQYTENLHAVASESCERSSNNSEMQREMLEEQNACNSESVPNTVRDSTNLSDNLETENTRVKGEFCQDPSDIKTVLAPSETTDNKSDGGIGIEQSPSTTKIAAKKASNDVQGDGSRIDLLNTISEEVKDETANTNGSNSLKDAPRNDQHKDIISGHQEVVESNIITKSDEKVSNSGNKREEMNTYSNKEPSDLESAKSVISGDEEFTESFDGGKYHEPTVGYERGIPGYNNAADSSTTEDSSERWTTMPKKTRQQMTLKVQNKKAETTLPPDEDSSDESEQIQPVLHAPRVTSHADTSDESEQLDNRMATETQNRTLREPLNTGENTSMQGEVKLGRLPARSSSKLPVISTVLDSDNESLHLGSESSMT